The nucleotide sequence AGCCCGAACACTGACAGTTCCGGTGCGTTCCTGACCATTGGTACCGGTTCACAGATTCTGCGCGATTTAGGCGTGAAAAAAATGAAACTGCTGAGCAGTGAAACCCGTTACGCGGGCCTGTCAGGGTTTGATTTGGAAATTGAAGAGTATTTGCCGTACTCAGAATAAGAGGCCGAGTAAGTATTCAAATTCGATTCCCAAGCATATTTATTTCGAGCGACACGCGGTAAATACATCCATGTACGCTCGGCTACCGCATCCCTGCGGTAGACGGTCGCCTGAAATAAATATCCTTCGGAATCTTTAACACCAGACAATGCAAAAAAGTTTAGCGTTGTCAGCTGCAGTATTAGGTTATTACCAGCAGACCTTGCGATGACAGGATGTCATCGAAGAGCCTACAGGGACGTATTCACGGCGTGTCTGTCGGTAATGACCTTGTACTGCAGCTTTAGAATTTATTTGAACGAGAGTAAAACCATGAGCTTAGAAATTATCGAAGGTGATTTAACTCCAAACGACGGTAAATACGCCATTGTAGTGGGTCGTTGGAATGCATTTGTTGTAGAGAGCCTGTTAGAAGGCGCAGTCGATTCTTTAACCCGCCACGGTGTGGATATCGAAAATATCACGGTGATTCGTGTTCCGGGTGCCATGGAAATTCCTCTGGCGACTAAAAAAGTAGCCGACAGCGGTAAATACGACGCCATCATCACTCTGGGCGCTGTGATTCGTGGTGGTACGCCACACTTTGAATACGTTTCAGCTGAGTGCACCAAAGGTCTGGGCCAGGTTTCTCTGCAGTCTGGTATTCCGGTTTCATTCGGTGTACTGACCGTCGATTCAATTGAGCAAGCCATTGAGCGTTCAGGCACTAAAGCCGGTAACAAAGGCGAAGAAGCAGCAATGTCCGCCTTTGAGATGGTTAACCTGATCAAAGCTC is from Bacterioplanoides sp. SCSIO 12839 and encodes:
- the ribE gene encoding 6,7-dimethyl-8-ribityllumazine synthase gives rise to the protein MSLEIIEGDLTPNDGKYAIVVGRWNAFVVESLLEGAVDSLTRHGVDIENITVIRVPGAMEIPLATKKVADSGKYDAIITLGAVIRGGTPHFEYVSAECTKGLGQVSLQSGIPVSFGVLTVDSIEQAIERSGTKAGNKGEEAAMSAFEMVNLIKALEA